Proteins encoded within one genomic window of Cucumis sativus cultivar 9930 chromosome 3, Cucumber_9930_V3, whole genome shotgun sequence:
- the LOC101213015 gene encoding receptor-like protein 7 → MKMNSSFLSLLFLLFFIHSSSAAKCQTSDRSALLQFKNTFVSDPSCSGLPSVVASWGETDDCCSWDGVECSNLTGNVIGLNLAGGCLYGSVDSNNSLFRLVHLQTLILADNNFNLSQIPSGIGQLSDLRQLDLGNSRFFGPIPSAISRLSKLENLRLSRVNISSAVPDFLANMSSLMSLSLGECELNGNFPQKIFHLPNLQLLVIPYNPNLSGTFPEFNYNSSLQRIWVEKSSFHGEIPSSIENLKSLTSLKLGNCSFSGIVPDSLGNITGLQELELHLNNFSGQIPSSLERLTELNRVFLSYNEFSNATLSWVGNQKKLVFLALSGIKLGGTLMPSLGNLTNMEQLLLGENELTGEIPSWIGNMAMLTDLHLYGNKLTGSIPKSLSQLTNLKHLYLQYNYLNGTVELSMFLKLENLTELHLTANDIAVIDDQVGSRNVTLPKFNLLGLGSCNLTHIPTFLENQNELEVLELGQNNIQGQIPKWMWSMSRESLKVLNLSHNALTGVEEPRDALPWVNLYVLDLSNNKLGESLPILPAICKLSSLVALDLSSNLMSGVLPQCIGNFSSLDIMNFRQNLLHGTVPDSFRKGSKLRFLDFSQNQLEGQVPRSLANCKILEIIDLSDNQFTDGFPYWIGALPMLRLLILRSNHFHGKIEEPETNTEFPMLRIVDFSYNNFSGNLPLRYITNSKGMKIFNTTASTYRNTFVTFSFDYVWALEFFYSTTITIKGNQRDYSRIQEVFTSIDLSSNKFEGEISNVVENLKGLQSLNLSHNILTGPIPPSMKSMARLESLDLSHNQLSGQIPQQLSWLNFLAIFNVSYNNLSGPIPLGNQFNNVDNSSFIGNVGLCGDPLSKKCGDLKPPSSGFDEGEDEGSFHIGWKTVLIGYGCGVLVGMIGGNFILTRKQDWFAKTFKIQMLKNWEDSR, encoded by the coding sequence ATGAAAATGAACTCATCATTTTTATCTCTATTATTCTTGCTATTCTTCATCCACTCCTCATCAGCAGCTAAATGTCAAACTTCAGACAGATCTGCTCTGTTACAGTTCAAGAACACCTTCGTTTCTGATCCATCTTGCTCAGGCTTACCTTCAGTGGTTGCTTCTTGGGGTGAAACAGATGATTGCTGTTCATGGGATGGTGTCGAATGCAGCAACTTGACTGGAAATGTTATTGGACTTAACCTTGCCGGCGGCTGTCTTTATGGTTCTGTTGACTCTAACAACAGCCTCTTTAGACTAGTTCATCTTCAAACACTTATTCTTGCTGACAACAACTTCAATCTCTCTCAAATCCCTTCAGGTATTGGGCAACTTTCTGATTTGAGGCAGCTGGATCTTGGTAATTCTAGATTTTTTGGACCAATCCCTTCAGCAATTTCAAGGTTGTCTAAGTTAGAAAATCTTCGTTTAAGTCGGGTTAATATATCTTCTGCTGTTCCTGATTTTCTTGCAAATATGTCTTCTTTGATGTCTCTTAGCTTAGGAGAATGTGAGTTGAATGGAAATTTTCCTCAGAAAATTTTTCACTTACCAAATTTGCAACTTCTTGTAATTCCTTACAATCCAAATCTCTCTGGTACTTTCCCTGAGTTTAACTATAATAGTTCTCTTCAGAGGATATGGGTTGAAAAAAGTTCATTTCATGGTGAAATACCTTCTTCCATTGAAAATCTTAAGTCCTTGACTTCTTTGAAGTTGGGAAATTGTAGTTTTTCTGGGATAGTTCCTGATTCACTTGGTAATATTACTGGACTACAGGAGTTGGAACTTCATTTAAACAACTTTAGCGGTCAAATTCCTTCCTCGCTCGAACGCCTAACTGAGCTGAATCGTGTGTTTCTTAGCTATAATGAGTTTAGTAATGCAACTTTGTCTTGGGTTGGTAATCAGAAGAAGCTTGTTTTCTTGGCTCTTTCTGGTATTAAGTTAGGTGGTACTCTTATGCCTTCTCTTGGAAATTTGACTAACATGGAACAGCTACTTTTGGGTGAAAATGAATTGACGGGTGAGATTCCATCTTGGATTGGAAATATGGCAATGTTAACTGATCTTCATCTGTATGGAAACAAGTTGACTGGTTCAATCCCCAAGTCTTTATCTCAACTTACCAATCTGAAGCATCTTTATCTTCAGTATAATTACTTGAATGGGACTGTGGAGTTGAGCATGTTTTTGAAACTCGAGAACCTTACCGAACTCCACCTAACTGCCAATGATATAGCGGTTATTGACGATCAAGTTGGTAGCCGAAATGTAACTCTTCCAAAGTTCAATCTTTTAGGACTTGGATCCTGCAATTTAACTCATATTCCAACATTTCTTGAGAATCAGAATGAGTTAGAGGTATTAGAACTTGGACAGAACAATATTCAAGGCCAAATACCTAAATGGATGTGGAGCATGAGTAGAGAAAGTTTGAAGGTTTTGAACTTGAGTCACAATGCGCTGACAGGCGTAGAAGAACCTCGAGATGCTCTTCCTTGGGTTAATCTCTATGTCTTGGATCTCTCTAATAACAAGTTAGGAGAATCACTTCCAATTCTACCAGCCATATGTAAACTAAGTTCACTTGTAGCTCTTGATTTGTCAAGTAATCTAATGAGTGGTGTGCTTCCACAATGTATTGGCAATTTCAGTTCTTTGGATATTATGAATTTTAGACAGAACTTGCTTCATGGAACTGTTCCTGATAGCTTCAGAAAAGGGAGCAAATTAAGGTTCCTTGATTTCAGTCAGAATCAGTTGGAAGGTCAAGTGCCAAGATCGTTAGCCAATTGCAAGATTTTGGAGATCATCGACTTGAGTGACAATCAGTTTACTGATGGTTTTCCCTATTGGATTGGAGCTCTTCCCATGTTAAGACTTCTAATACTTCGGTCCAACCACTTCCATGGAAAAATTGAAGAGCCTGAGACCAATACCGAGTTCCCAATGTTACGAATTGTCGATTTCTCTTACAACAACTTTTCAGGTAATCTCCCTCTGAGGTATATAACTAATTCAAAAGGTATGAAGATTTTCAACACAACTGCTTCAACATATCGAAACACATTTGTAACCTTCTCATTCGACTATGTTTGGGCTCTTGAATTTTTCTATTCCACCACAATAACCATCAAAGGTAATCAAAGAGACTACTCAAGAATCCAAGAGGTTTTTACAAGTATCGATCTCTCGAGCAATAAATTTGAAGGTGAAATATCAAATGTTGTCGAAAATCTAAAAGGTCTTCAATCTCTCAACCTTTCCCACAACATTCTTACTGGCCCCATCCCACCATCGATGAAAAGCATGGCTCGACTTGAATCTTTGGACCTTTCACACAACCAACTTTCAGGACAGATACCTCAACAACTCTCATGGCTTAATTTCCTCGCAATATTTAATGTCTCTTACAACAACCTCTCTGGTCCAATACCACTAGGGAACCAATTTAACAATGTTGACAACAGTTCGTTCATCGGGAATGTGGGATTATGTGGAGATCCATTGTCAAAGAAATGTGGAGATTTGAAGCCACCTTCATCAGGCTTTGATGAGGGTGAAGATGAAGGATCTTTTCACATTGGATGGAAGACAGTGTTGATTGGATATGGATGTGGAGTGTTGGTTGGAATGATTGGTGGAAACTTCATTCTTACAAGGAAGCAAGATTGGTTTGCAAAGaccttcaaaattcaaatgctCAAAAACTGGGAGGACTCTAGATGA